One Candidatus Devosia phytovorans genomic window carries:
- the rhaI gene encoding L-rhamnose catabolism isomerase, whose protein sequence is MTEYMIDTSVVEAENAKRVDDLHADYESLGERLDRRGIAIDAIKAKVADFSVALPSWAVGTGGTRFAKFPGAGEPRDVFDKIEDCAVVTQLSQASKTISLHIPWDKADPNRLKQAASRFNLGFDAMNSNTFSDARGQLQSYKFGSLSHADKGTRQQAIEHNIECIEIGKTIGSKALTIWIGDGSNFPGQVNFADQFGHYLDSAKEVYAALPEDWKLYTEHKMYEPAFYSTVVQDWGTNYIIAKELGEKALCLVDLGHHAPNVNIEMIVSRLAQFGKLGGFHFNDSKYGDDDLDAGAIDPYRLFLVFNELVDIENRQPDFHPAHMLDQSHNVTDPIESLMLSASDVQRAYAQALLVDRTTLKGAQEANDALTATQQLRQAYRTDVEPILAMSRLEKGGAIDLLATYRASGYRQKVAEVRPAVEGGSGGIV, encoded by the coding sequence ATGACCGAATACATGATCGACACATCCGTCGTCGAAGCCGAGAATGCCAAGCGGGTCGATGACCTGCATGCCGACTATGAATCGCTGGGCGAGCGCCTCGATCGTCGCGGCATTGCCATCGATGCCATCAAGGCCAAGGTTGCCGACTTCTCCGTGGCCCTGCCCTCCTGGGCCGTGGGCACCGGCGGCACGCGCTTTGCCAAATTTCCCGGCGCCGGCGAGCCGCGCGACGTCTTCGACAAGATCGAAGACTGCGCCGTGGTGACCCAGCTGTCGCAGGCCAGCAAGACCATCTCGCTGCACATTCCGTGGGACAAGGCCGATCCGAACCGGTTGAAGCAGGCTGCCAGCCGCTTCAACCTCGGCTTTGACGCGATGAATTCGAACACGTTCTCGGATGCCCGCGGGCAGTTGCAGAGCTACAAGTTCGGTTCGTTGTCGCATGCCGACAAGGGCACGCGCCAGCAGGCCATCGAGCACAACATCGAGTGCATCGAAATCGGCAAGACCATCGGCAGCAAGGCCCTGACCATCTGGATCGGCGACGGCTCGAATTTTCCGGGCCAGGTGAACTTTGCCGACCAGTTCGGCCATTACCTCGACTCGGCCAAGGAAGTTTACGCTGCCCTGCCCGAGGACTGGAAGCTCTATACCGAGCACAAGATGTACGAGCCGGCGTTCTATTCGACGGTCGTGCAGGACTGGGGCACCAATTACATCATCGCCAAAGAGCTGGGCGAGAAGGCCCTGTGCCTCGTCGACCTCGGCCACCATGCGCCGAATGTGAACATCGAGATGATCGTCTCGCGCCTTGCCCAGTTCGGCAAGCTCGGCGGCTTCCATTTCAATGACAGCAAGTATGGCGACGACGATCTCGACGCCGGCGCCATCGACCCCTACCGCCTGTTCCTGGTGTTCAACGAGCTGGTCGACATCGAAAACCGCCAGCCCGATTTCCACCCGGCGCATATGCTCGACCAGTCGCATAATGTCACCGACCCGATCGAGTCGCTGATGCTCAGCGCCTCGGACGTGCAGCGCGCCTATGCGCAGGCGCTCCTCGTCGACCGCACGACGCTCAAGGGCGCGCAGGAAGCCAATGACGCGCTGACCGCCACCCAGCAGCTGCGCCAGGCCTATCGCACCGATGTGGAACCGATCCTGGCCATGTCGCGCCTTGAAAAGGGCGGCGCCATCGACCTGCTCGCCACCTACCGCGCCTCCGGCTACCGCCAGAAGGTCGCCGAAGTGCGGCCGGCGGTTGAGGGCGGCTCGGGCGGGATCGTCTAA
- a CDS encoding bifunctional rhamnulose-1-phosphate aldolase/short-chain dehydrogenase → MSTTAPKRLANLWDDVKAAAMSEPERLVYRSNLLGSDKRVTNYGGGNTSSKIMQKDPLTGETVEVLWVKGSGGDSASIKLDGFSTLYMDKLRALKGLYRGVEFEDEMVGYLPHATFNLNPRAASIDTPLHAYVNHPYVDHMHPDAIIAIAASVNSKELTQQIFGDSIGWLPWKKPGFELGLWLGKYCEENPNSKGLILESHGLFTWGDTPKECYQTTIDIINKAIEWFEQQTEGKTIFGGAATTSLDADARRAVAARLMPKIRGFISEDSHKLGHFDDSAAVLEFVNSNNLRPLAALGTSCPDHFLRTKIRPLVIDFDPENPDVDAVIAGLADQIAAYRVDYQAYYDRCKHDNSPAVRDPNAVVYLIPGVGMLTFAKDKATARISGEFYVNAINVMRGSSTVSEYQGLPEQEAFDIEYWLLEEAKLARMPKPKALAGKIALVTGGAGGIGKATAARLLREGACVVIADIDQTALDAATTELSDVFGKDFVRPVNINVTKEEQVISGFAHAVVEFGGLDILVSNAGLASSAPIEETTLELWNKNMDILSTGYFLVSREAFRLFRQQKIGGNVVFVASKNGLAASPNASAYCTAKAAEIHLARCLALEGAGEQIRVNVVNPDAVLRGSKIWAGEWLEQRASTYKTDKDGLEEMYRERSMLKRSVFPEDIAEAIYFFASEASAKSTGNIINVDAGNAQSFTR, encoded by the coding sequence ATGTCCACCACCGCGCCCAAGCGCCTCGCAAACCTCTGGGACGACGTAAAAGCCGCCGCGATGAGCGAGCCGGAACGCCTCGTCTATCGCTCCAACCTGCTGGGCAGCGACAAGCGCGTCACCAATTATGGTGGCGGCAATACCTCCTCCAAGATCATGCAGAAGGACCCGCTGACCGGCGAGACCGTGGAAGTGCTGTGGGTCAAGGGTTCGGGCGGCGATAGCGCTTCGATCAAGCTCGATGGCTTTTCGACGCTCTATATGGACAAGCTGCGGGCGCTGAAGGGTCTCTATCGCGGCGTCGAATTCGAAGACGAAATGGTGGGCTACCTGCCGCATGCGACGTTCAACCTCAACCCGCGCGCCGCGTCGATCGACACCCCGCTGCATGCCTATGTGAACCACCCCTATGTGGATCACATGCACCCCGACGCGATCATTGCCATCGCGGCTTCGGTCAATTCCAAGGAACTGACCCAGCAGATCTTCGGTGACAGCATTGGCTGGCTGCCGTGGAAGAAACCGGGCTTCGAGCTCGGCCTGTGGCTGGGCAAGTATTGCGAAGAAAACCCGAACTCCAAGGGCCTGATCCTTGAGAGCCATGGCCTCTTCACCTGGGGCGACACGCCCAAGGAATGCTACCAGACCACGATCGACATCATCAACAAGGCGATCGAGTGGTTCGAGCAGCAGACGGAAGGCAAGACCATCTTTGGCGGCGCGGCGACCACGTCCCTCGATGCCGATGCCCGTCGTGCCGTCGCAGCCCGCCTGATGCCCAAGATCCGCGGCTTCATCTCGGAAGACAGCCACAAGCTTGGCCATTTCGATGACAGCGCGGCCGTGCTGGAATTCGTCAATTCCAACAATCTGCGTCCGCTTGCGGCGCTCGGTACGTCGTGCCCCGACCACTTCCTGCGCACCAAGATCCGTCCGCTGGTGATCGACTTCGATCCGGAAAACCCGGATGTTGATGCCGTGATCGCCGGCCTTGCCGACCAGATCGCCGCCTATCGCGTCGACTACCAGGCCTATTACGATCGCTGCAAGCACGACAATTCGCCCGCCGTGCGCGACCCGAATGCCGTGGTCTACCTGATCCCGGGCGTCGGCATGCTGACCTTCGCCAAGGACAAGGCCACCGCCCGCATTTCCGGCGAGTTCTATGTCAACGCCATCAACGTGATGCGCGGCTCGTCGACCGTGAGCGAATATCAGGGCCTGCCCGAGCAGGAAGCCTTCGACATTGAATACTGGCTGCTTGAAGAAGCCAAGCTGGCCCGCATGCCCAAGCCCAAGGCTCTGGCTGGCAAGATTGCGCTGGTCACCGGCGGCGCTGGCGGCATCGGCAAGGCCACCGCAGCGCGCCTGCTGCGGGAAGGCGCCTGCGTCGTCATCGCCGATATCGACCAGACGGCGCTCGACGCCGCCACGACCGAACTCAGCGACGTGTTCGGCAAGGACTTCGTGCGCCCGGTGAACATCAACGTCACCAAGGAAGAGCAGGTCATTTCCGGCTTCGCCCATGCCGTGGTGGAGTTTGGTGGCCTCGACATCCTCGTGTCCAACGCCGGCCTTGCCTCCTCGGCACCGATCGAGGAGACGACGCTCGAGCTGTGGAACAAGAACATGGACATCCTGTCCACGGGCTATTTCCTCGTCTCGCGCGAGGCCTTCCGCCTGTTCCGTCAGCAGAAGATCGGCGGCAATGTGGTGTTCGTGGCGTCCAAGAACGGTCTCGCCGCTTCGCCCAACGCTTCGGCCTATTGCACCGCCAAGGCTGCGGAAATCCACCTGGCACGATGCCTCGCGCTCGAAGGCGCAGGCGAGCAGATCCGCGTCAATGTGGTCAATCCCGACGCCGTGCTGCGTGGCTCGAAAATCTGGGCCGGCGAATGGCTGGAGCAGCGTGCATCGACCTATAAGACCGACAAGGATGGTCTCGAGGAGATGTATCGCGAGCGTTCTATGCTCAAGCGTTCGGTGTTCCCTGAGGACATCGCCGAAGCCATCTACTTCTTCGCTTCGGAAGCCTCGGCCAAGTCGACCGGCAACATCATCAATGTCGACGCGGGCAACGCCCAGTCGTTCACGCGGTAG
- a CDS encoding DeoR/GlpR family DNA-binding transcription regulator, producing MHETERQRVIIAAAQTRPVVTVAELCEVTGSSEATIRRDIAALHVRGEVRRVRGGAEAVNPPEQTALMGRPFSVNETINIAQKRSIARAAAELCKDGEPIIINGGTTTFQMVHHLTGRRLSVFTNSFAIAEFLIHNSRNSVVIPGGTVYREQNVILSPFGGVVASHFYAKRMFIGCQGIGQHGLMEADPMVVQSELALIGQADELIVLADSSKFSGRSSLILCGLDRIAAVITDSGIRDEDRQMLETAGVRLIVADSNAQADQQATVA from the coding sequence TTGCACGAAACTGAACGCCAGAGAGTGATCATTGCTGCTGCGCAGACGCGCCCGGTGGTAACCGTGGCCGAGCTGTGCGAAGTGACGGGCTCGTCTGAAGCCACCATTCGTCGCGACATTGCAGCGCTGCATGTGCGTGGTGAGGTACGGCGTGTGCGGGGCGGGGCCGAGGCGGTCAATCCGCCCGAGCAGACCGCGCTGATGGGGCGCCCCTTTTCGGTCAACGAAACGATCAACATCGCGCAGAAGCGGTCAATCGCCCGCGCCGCCGCCGAACTCTGCAAGGATGGCGAGCCGATCATCATCAATGGCGGCACCACCACCTTCCAGATGGTGCATCACCTGACCGGGCGTCGCCTGTCGGTTTTCACCAACAGCTTCGCCATCGCCGAATTCCTCATCCACAACTCGCGCAATTCCGTCGTCATTCCCGGCGGCACCGTCTATCGCGAGCAAAATGTCATCCTCTCGCCCTTCGGTGGCGTGGTGGCATCCCACTTTTATGCCAAGCGCATGTTCATCGGCTGCCAGGGCATCGGCCAGCACGGATTGATGGAGGCCGATCCCATGGTCGTCCAGTCCGAACTGGCCCTGATCGGGCAGGCCGACGAGCTGATTGTTCTGGCAGACTCATCCAAGTTTTCGGGCAGATCGAGCCTCATATTGTGCGGGCTCGACCGAATTGCCGCCGTCATCACCGACAGCGGTATCCGCGACGAAGACCGTCAGATGCTGGAAACGGCAGGCGTGCGGCTCATCGTGGCGGATTCGAATGCTCAGGCAGACCAGCAAGCAACGGTCGCCTGA
- the rhaS gene encoding rhamnose ABC transporter substrate-binding protein, whose product MKLLKVLAATTAVAMLLAAPAYAQTRIALVVKSLGNGFFDAANKGAQEAAAELGDVEVIYTGPTAATAEAQIEVVNSLIAQQVDAIAISANDPDALVPVLQRAMQRGIKVVSFDSGVAPEGRQIHLNPSDNALIGETIIKLAADYLPEGGQVAILSAASTATNQNAWIEAAKAALPEKFANIELVATVYGDDDSVKSTNEAKGLISSYPDLKAIIAPTTVGVVAAAQVVTDQNLIGKINVTGLALPSEFKQFIDNGASQAVALWNPIDLGYSAVFLANDLVKGEEAAPGATFSIGRVGEVTLDDTNAAAMAVPFQFDASNIEEFSKIY is encoded by the coding sequence ATGAAACTCTTGAAAGTACTGGCTGCCACCACAGCCGTTGCCATGCTGCTCGCCGCGCCGGCCTATGCCCAGACGCGCATCGCGCTCGTCGTCAAGTCGCTCGGCAATGGCTTCTTCGACGCCGCCAACAAGGGCGCCCAGGAAGCTGCCGCCGAACTCGGTGACGTCGAAGTCATCTATACCGGCCCGACCGCTGCCACCGCCGAAGCCCAGATCGAAGTCGTCAACTCGCTGATCGCTCAGCAGGTCGACGCCATCGCCATCTCGGCCAATGACCCGGACGCTCTGGTCCCGGTCCTGCAGCGCGCCATGCAGCGCGGCATCAAGGTCGTGTCCTTCGACTCCGGCGTTGCCCCCGAAGGCCGCCAGATCCACCTCAACCCGTCGGACAATGCGCTGATCGGCGAGACCATCATCAAGCTGGCCGCTGACTACCTGCCTGAAGGCGGCCAGGTTGCCATTCTCTCGGCCGCTTCCACCGCGACCAACCAGAATGCCTGGATCGAAGCTGCCAAGGCCGCTCTGCCCGAGAAGTTCGCCAATATCGAACTCGTCGCTACCGTTTACGGCGATGACGACTCGGTCAAGTCGACCAACGAAGCCAAGGGCCTGATCTCGTCCTACCCCGACCTCAAGGCCATCATCGCTCCGACCACCGTCGGCGTCGTTGCTGCAGCCCAGGTCGTCACCGATCAGAACCTGATCGGCAAGATCAACGTCACCGGCCTCGCCCTGCCGTCCGAGTTCAAGCAGTTCATCGACAATGGTGCGTCGCAGGCCGTGGCCCTGTGGAACCCGATCGATCTCGGCTACTCGGCCGTGTTCCTCGCCAATGACCTGGTCAAGGGCGAAGAAGCCGCTCCCGGCGCGACCTTCTCGATCGGCCGCGTTGGCGAAGTGACCCTGGACGACACCAACGCCGCCGCCATGGCCGTGCCGTTCCAGTTCGACGCCAGCAACATCGAAGAATTTTCCAAGATTTACTAA